The Cervus elaphus chromosome 9, mCerEla1.1, whole genome shotgun sequence genomic interval ACCTGGTGGCCGTTGTTCCAGGTGTAGAGGGCGCGCTCCCGGGGGTTGTAATCCAGCATGGAGATGTGGGAATACTGGTTGTGGAAGGGCACGTCCGTGTACTCATAGCTGGACGTGTTGGTGAAGTAGGCGAAGTAGACCTTGGCCCCGGCCAGGTGGGAGTTGGTCACATAGAGCACGCCGCAGATCATGAAGGCCTCGCCGGCACTGCGCTTGGGGTAGCCGGTGTCCCACGAGCGCACGACCTCCAGGGTGTGCGGGTCCAGCCGGCTGACCACGATGTTGCCCGCATTCTGGTTGGTGGTGTACACGGCCCAGAGCCCGCTCTCGTCCACCATGAAGTCCATGTCCGAGAAGCCCCCCCAGGAGTAGGGGAAGGTGTTGTTGTAGCCGGCCCCGGGGAGGCTCCGCTGCACCAGGACGGAGCGGGAGCGGAAGTGGTACTTGACCACCACGTTGCTCTGGTACTTGTTGTAGAACAGGGAGCCATTGTACACCACGTGGCCGGTGCCGGCCCACGGCTGGGGCAGCAGGTGCTGGATAAAGTTCTGGCCCTTGATGAAGTCTCCCAGAGTGCGGAACTCCAGGACGCGCCGGCCTTTGTAATAGCCATCCATGTACCAGACCTGGGAGAGAGCTGTTGGTCACTGGTGGGCCACTGCTGATGACCAGGGGTCCCGACAGTGACACGGCAATCACGTAGTCATGAGGGGTCAATAGTCACTGAGTGGTCATTACTCAGTCACAGGACGTCTGGTGACCCTTCGTGACCAGGCAACATCCTGGTGACTGGGGTCACCGGGTCAGTGCCATTGGCCTCAGACACTCGGAGGACAGGGCTTGATCCCCAAGAATCAGGGGAAACTGCAGTCCCCGGGGACTCGCTGGGCCTAGGAATTGACTGGTCACTGGATATGGGACGGTTCACAGTCATGAGACTGCCCTGGGGTGGCGAAAGGTCACTTGAATCCACTGCCTGTGGGTAATCCCAGTAACGGGAGGTGACTGCCATGTCACCACCATCCTCTCCATCAACATCATTCACTGTCACCATGGCAATTAGCATTCATGAGTGCCCTTACTAGTGCTGGTTATTGGgttaaatatcttaaaaactgTAAGACTGACATTATTATGACCATTTTGAAGATAAGGAAATTCAGGCTCAGCAACATTAAGGAACCTGCCCGAGATTCCCTAGCTAAGAACTGGTGGAAGTGGGATACAAATCCAAGTCTGATTCCCAAACCTaagctctttttgtttgttttgctgttggtggtggtggttgttttttggtttgggccacactgtgtggcttgctggatcttagtttcctgaccagggatcgaaattgggccctggcagtgaaatcactaagtcctaaccactggggagccagggaattcccctcaaACCCAGGCTCTTTAACCCCTTGGTTGAACCACCATGATGCCTCAGGAGGTCAGTGATCACGGTGGGGAAGTGGCTATaatgggctgcccaggtggctcagtggtaaagaatgccaatgcaggaaacacgggttcaatccttgggtggggaagatcccctggagaagaaaatgacaacctactccagtattcccgcctggagaatctcatgaaaagaggagtctggtgggctacagaccatgggattgcaaaagaatcAGGCACGAATTATCGACTGAACGACCTATGATGGTGGCTGCCCAGGGACCAATATCTGTCACTAGAATAGTCACTGAGCAGTTAATGGATGGTTCCTATGGGCCAGAGGTGACAGGCAGTTGTGACCATGGGGGTCACTGGAAGTTCAAAGGTCATCGAGTGGTGCTCAGAGGTCCTAGTCCTTGGAAGGCACTGGTCACTGGTGGTTATTTTGAGATCAGTGCTCACTGGGAGCTGGTCAGTGGTACTAGTAACCATTAGTCTCTATACAGTCACTGGAAGTCAGCTGACTTgcagattcacagagttggaaaGTTCTTGGTCACTTGGTGGTCGCTAGACAGTCAGGGGGAGGTCAAGGGCCCTGGAGACCCTAGGACAAGATAATCATTGATGTGGAGTCACTGGGCACCTATGGAGGGCCACGGGCTACGTCTCCCTGCCCCCGGGTTCTGACCCCCAGGGTGGGCACACTCACCCGGCTGTCCGCGCTGGGGGCCATCGTGTCCGTCATCCAGGAGCCAAAGCGGGACCCCATGGCCCGAATGGTGATGGGGTTACTGACCCCGGTCAGCTTCccacagcctgggaggcagcaacAGGGGGAATGAGGCTGGAGGATGGGAAGAGCCCAAGGGACACAGGGCAAGGATGAGGGGGTGTGGTCAAACTGAAGCGCTGGGACCAGGGCTGAGGGAAGATCCAGAGATCTGGTCCCAAGGCGGAGTTAGcttgggggtgaggaggggtagGGTCAGGGCCGTTTCCAGGTTTGGGGGTCTATTTTTGGCCTCGGGTAGGAAAGTCAAGGATCAACGTTTAGAAGTTAGAGGTCAAAACCGTGCTCTGAACACACAGAGGGAATTGGGGTTGGAGGTGGAGGTCAGGGGTCAAGGTCAAGCATCGAGGCATACCCAACTTCTGGGCGCAGGCGTGGAGCCGGGCTTCCAGGGCCATCACCCGCTGCTGCAGGTCCTCATAGCCGTAGGCGCCCATCTCCTCCTGGATGGCGGCAAGGCTGCCGGAGAGATTCCTCACCTCCTCTCGCAGGCGCACGATGGTCCGCGTGTCCGCCTTGTACTGCTCCAGGACTGAGCTCAGTGGCAACAGCTCTGCCAtcctgtccttcagctcctgCCCCCGAGAGGGAACCCACGCTGACCCCGACCCCTGACCGGTGACCCAGACCTGGCTCCAACCTTCAACCCACAACTTCACTCATTTTGGGGGGAGGAG includes:
- the OLFM2 gene encoding noelin-2 isoform X2, which gives rise to MWPLAVPPPPPLLLLVLCSGLAGQTLFQSPEEGWQLYTSAQAPDGKCVCTAVIPAQSTCSRDGRSRELRQLMEKVQNVSQSMEVLELRTYRDLQYVRSMETLMRSLDARLRAADGSLSAKSFQELKDRMAELLPLSSVLEQYKADTRTIVRLREEVRNLSGSLAAIQEEMGAYGYEDLQQRVMALEARLHACAQKLGCGKLTGVSNPITIRAMGSRFGSWMTDTMAPSADSRVWYMDGYYKGRRVLEFRTLGDFIKGQNFIQHLLPQPWAGTGHVVYNGSLFYNKYQSNVVVKYHFRSRSVLVQRSLPGAGYNNTFPYSWGGFSDMDFMVDESGLWAVYTTNQNAGNIVVSRLDPHTLEVVRSWDTGYPKRSAGEAFMICGVLYVTNSHLAGAKVYFAYFTNTSSYEYTDVPFHNQYSHISMLDYNPRERALYTWNNGHQVLYNVTLFHVISTAGDP
- the OLFM2 gene encoding noelin-2 isoform X1; this encodes MSVPLLKIGAVLSTMAMVTNWMSQTLPSLVGLNGTVSRAGASEKITLFQSPEEGWQLYTSAQAPDGKCVCTAVIPAQSTCSRDGRSRELRQLMEKVQNVSQSMEVLELRTYRDLQYVRSMETLMRSLDARLRAADGSLSAKSFQELKDRMAELLPLSSVLEQYKADTRTIVRLREEVRNLSGSLAAIQEEMGAYGYEDLQQRVMALEARLHACAQKLGCGKLTGVSNPITIRAMGSRFGSWMTDTMAPSADSRVWYMDGYYKGRRVLEFRTLGDFIKGQNFIQHLLPQPWAGTGHVVYNGSLFYNKYQSNVVVKYHFRSRSVLVQRSLPGAGYNNTFPYSWGGFSDMDFMVDESGLWAVYTTNQNAGNIVVSRLDPHTLEVVRSWDTGYPKRSAGEAFMICGVLYVTNSHLAGAKVYFAYFTNTSSYEYTDVPFHNQYSHISMLDYNPRERALYTWNNGHQVLYNVTLFHVISTAGDP